Proteins from a genomic interval of Mycobacterium conspicuum:
- a CDS encoding NAD(P)H-dependent amine dehydrogenase family protein — MTAGNYRVVVWATGGIGSIAIRTITNRPDLELVGVWVHSEEKVGKDAGELANGDPIGVAATNDADALIALKPDCVVYAAAGPERDALAIPDYVKLLESGINVVTTSTTRLVNPHAYEPAEWREQLVAAAKQGQVSLYASGIEPGFAADYLPLVLSTQSSSIEKIHSYEIGLYDDYGVPDIMINGLGFGQPLDYEPWISFPGAIAGEWAGQVRLIGEALGVEVQEMREEFDRAVTNETLEVAMGTVEAGTCGAIRMKAIGVVDGREAIIVEHVTRLAHSVAPDWPRGIGDLSYRVMITGDPDIDCTMAATLRDPGRAGIASMTSGAGAMVATAMRVVNAVPYVVDAAPGLLSAVDLPLTIPKNVFATQQV, encoded by the coding sequence ATGACCGCAGGCAACTACCGCGTGGTGGTGTGGGCGACGGGCGGGATCGGGTCGATCGCCATTCGCACCATCACCAACCGGCCCGACCTCGAACTCGTCGGGGTGTGGGTGCACTCCGAGGAAAAGGTGGGCAAGGACGCCGGCGAGCTGGCCAACGGCGATCCCATCGGTGTGGCGGCCACCAACGACGCGGATGCGTTGATTGCGCTCAAGCCGGATTGCGTGGTCTATGCGGCCGCCGGCCCCGAGCGTGACGCCCTGGCGATCCCGGACTACGTGAAATTGCTCGAATCCGGCATCAACGTCGTGACCACCAGCACCACGCGGCTGGTCAACCCGCACGCCTACGAACCCGCCGAGTGGCGCGAGCAACTCGTCGCCGCGGCCAAACAGGGACAGGTGTCGCTGTACGCGTCGGGCATCGAACCCGGATTCGCGGCCGACTACTTGCCGCTCGTGCTGTCGACGCAATCGTCGTCGATCGAGAAGATCCACTCCTACGAGATCGGGTTGTACGACGACTACGGTGTGCCCGACATCATGATCAACGGCTTGGGATTTGGCCAACCGCTGGACTATGAGCCCTGGATCTCGTTTCCCGGTGCGATCGCCGGCGAGTGGGCGGGTCAGGTCCGGTTGATCGGCGAAGCCTTGGGGGTCGAAGTCCAGGAGATGCGCGAAGAGTTCGATCGCGCCGTGACCAACGAAACCCTCGAAGTCGCGATGGGCACCGTCGAGGCGGGGACGTGCGGTGCGATCCGCATGAAGGCGATCGGCGTCGTCGACGGCCGCGAGGCGATCATCGTCGAACATGTGACGCGGCTTGCGCATAGCGTCGCTCCGGACTGGCCGCGGGGAATCGGCGACCTGTCCTATCGCGTGATGATCACCGGCGACCCCGACATCGACTGCACCATGGCCGCGACCCTGCGCGACCCCGGACGGGCCGGGATCGCCTCGATGACCTCCGGGGCCGGTGCGATGGTGGCCACCGCGATGCGCGTCGTCAACGCCGTGCCCTACGTCGTCGATGCCGCGCCCGGGCTGTTAAGCGCCGTCGATCTGCCACTGACCATTCCCAAGAATGTCTTTGCCACGCAACAGGTCTGA
- a CDS encoding DUF732 domain-containing protein, which yields MSTFSRVRRQEAAAFTWANGGARRAAKAGLAALAALTAVGMWPAPAATAAPVPVCPQGPDPGAGPACGQRAFLADINAAGLEDSNGNQVALDQGLDMCGLMDAGLTRQQMVSQFAADNPALGLDGAAKVVQIVVRDLCPWHR from the coding sequence ATGTCGACTTTCTCCCGCGTCCGCCGCCAGGAGGCGGCGGCGTTCACGTGGGCCAACGGTGGGGCGCGACGGGCAGCGAAAGCGGGCCTGGCCGCCCTGGCCGCGCTAACCGCTGTGGGTATGTGGCCCGCTCCCGCTGCCACCGCCGCCCCGGTTCCGGTCTGCCCGCAAGGGCCCGACCCGGGGGCGGGCCCGGCGTGCGGCCAGCGTGCGTTCCTGGCCGATATCAATGCCGCGGGTCTCGAAGACAGCAACGGCAACCAGGTGGCCTTGGACCAGGGCCTGGACATGTGTGGCCTGATGGACGCCGGCCTGACCCGACAGCAGATGGTGAGCCAGTTCGCGGCGGACAACCCGGCGCTGGGCCTGGACGGGGCGGCGAAGGTGGTGCAAATCGTGGTCCGCGACCTCTGCCCCTGGCACCGGTAG
- a CDS encoding glutamine synthetase III family protein → MSGNAVRLAAINNVEAYIPPAVSFVPGEEPGQIFGSNVFTKAEMQARLPKSVYKSVVATIEKGTKLDPAVADAVAVAMKDWALEKGATHYAHVFYPMTGLTAEKHDSFLEPVSDGQTLAEFAGKTLIQGEPDASSFPSGGLRSTFEARGYTGWDVTSPAYILENPNGNTLCIPTVFVSMTGEALDYKTPLLRSQQAMGIHAERVLKLFGHKDLNRVVSFCGPEQEYFLVDRHFFLARPDLVNAGRTLFGAKPPKGQEFDDHYFGAVPERVLGFMMDTERELFKLGIPAKTRHNEVAPGQFEIAPMFERANIASDHQQLLMTIFKTIAKKHGMECLFHEKPFAGVNGSGKHVNFSMGNSELGSLLVPGDTPHENAQFLVFCAAVIRAVHKFAGLLRVSVASATNDHRLGANEAPPAIISIFLGEQLADVFEQIAKGAATSSKGKGTMIIGVDTLPHLPTDPGDRNRTSPFAFTGNRFEFRAPGSGQTVAVPLIVLNTIMADSLDYMATVLEEAVADGADFDNAVQQLLTDIITEHGAVVYNGDGYSEKWQIEAAQRGLPNLKTTLDAIPELIKPESIELFEKYGVFNERELHSRYEVRLEQYALTIAVEAKLALELGTTVILPAAIRYQTELAQNVAALKKAGVEASTVALEAVSAPIADLQAGLAELKSALSDHSAETALAEAEHAQSALLPAMAAVRAAADTLESLVADDLWPLPTYQEMLYIL, encoded by the coding sequence TTGAGCGGAAACGCGGTTCGCCTCGCGGCGATCAACAATGTCGAGGCATACATACCCCCGGCCGTCAGCTTTGTGCCGGGCGAAGAGCCGGGCCAGATCTTCGGCTCGAACGTCTTCACCAAGGCGGAAATGCAGGCGCGACTGCCCAAGTCGGTGTACAAGTCCGTCGTGGCGACCATCGAGAAGGGCACCAAACTTGACCCCGCGGTCGCCGACGCGGTCGCGGTGGCCATGAAGGACTGGGCGCTGGAAAAGGGCGCCACCCACTACGCGCACGTGTTCTACCCGATGACCGGCCTGACAGCGGAGAAGCACGACAGCTTTCTCGAGCCTGTCTCCGACGGCCAGACGCTGGCGGAGTTCGCCGGCAAGACCCTCATCCAGGGCGAGCCGGACGCGTCGAGCTTCCCGTCGGGCGGCCTGCGCAGCACCTTCGAGGCGCGCGGCTACACCGGCTGGGACGTCACCAGCCCGGCCTACATCCTGGAGAACCCGAACGGCAACACGCTGTGCATCCCGACGGTCTTCGTCTCGATGACCGGCGAAGCTTTGGACTACAAGACGCCGCTGCTGCGCAGTCAGCAGGCGATGGGCATACACGCCGAGCGGGTCCTAAAGCTGTTCGGGCACAAGGACCTCAACCGTGTCGTCTCGTTTTGCGGCCCGGAGCAGGAATACTTCCTCGTCGACCGGCACTTCTTCCTCGCGCGCCCGGACCTCGTCAACGCCGGCCGCACCCTGTTCGGGGCCAAGCCGCCCAAGGGTCAAGAGTTCGACGACCACTACTTCGGCGCGGTGCCCGAGCGGGTGCTGGGCTTCATGATGGACACCGAGCGGGAGCTGTTCAAGCTCGGCATTCCGGCCAAGACCCGGCACAACGAGGTGGCCCCCGGCCAGTTCGAGATCGCGCCGATGTTCGAGCGGGCCAACATCGCCTCCGACCACCAGCAGCTGCTGATGACGATCTTCAAGACGATCGCCAAGAAACACGGCATGGAGTGCCTGTTCCACGAGAAGCCGTTTGCCGGCGTCAACGGGTCGGGCAAGCACGTCAACTTCTCGATGGGCAACTCCGAGCTGGGCTCGCTGCTGGTGCCGGGAGACACCCCGCACGAGAACGCGCAATTTTTGGTGTTCTGCGCCGCGGTGATCCGCGCCGTGCACAAGTTCGCCGGGCTGCTGCGGGTTTCGGTGGCATCCGCCACCAACGACCACCGCCTGGGCGCCAACGAGGCGCCGCCGGCGATCATTTCGATCTTCCTCGGCGAGCAGCTCGCCGACGTCTTCGAGCAGATCGCCAAGGGTGCCGCCACATCGTCAAAGGGCAAGGGCACCATGATCATTGGTGTCGACACGTTGCCCCATCTGCCGACGGACCCGGGCGACCGCAACCGCACCAGCCCGTTCGCGTTCACCGGGAACCGGTTCGAGTTCCGTGCGCCCGGCTCCGGGCAGACGGTCGCGGTGCCGTTGATCGTGCTCAACACGATCATGGCGGACTCGCTCGATTACATGGCCACGGTTCTCGAGGAGGCCGTCGCGGACGGTGCGGACTTCGACAACGCGGTTCAGCAGTTGCTCACCGACATCATCACCGAGCACGGTGCGGTCGTGTACAACGGCGACGGGTACTCGGAGAAGTGGCAGATCGAGGCGGCGCAGCGGGGCCTGCCGAACCTCAAGACCACGCTGGACGCCATTCCGGAGTTGATCAAGCCCGAATCGATTGAACTCTTCGAGAAATACGGCGTGTTCAACGAGCGCGAACTGCACAGCCGCTACGAGGTCCGGTTGGAGCAGTACGCGCTGACCATCGCGGTCGAGGCGAAGCTGGCCCTGGAACTCGGGACGACGGTGATCCTGCCGGCCGCGATCCGCTACCAGACCGAGCTGGCCCAGAACGTCGCGGCCCTGAAGAAGGCCGGTGTCGAGGCGAGCACCGTTGCGCTGGAAGCGGTTTCGGCACCGATCGCCGACCTCCAGGCGGGGCTGGCGGAGCTGAAGTCGGCGCTGTCCGACCACTCGGCCGAGACGGCGCTTGCCGAGGCCGAGCACGCCCAGTCCGCGTTGCTGCCGGCGATGGCGGCGGTCCGCGCCGCCGCCGACACGCTGGAAAGCCTTGTGGCCGACGACTTGTGGCCGCTGCCCACCTACCAGGAGATGCTCTACATCCTGTAA
- a CDS encoding PhzF family phenazine biosynthesis protein, translating into MREPLVCTVDAFTDRAFSGNPTAVCVFDEAWPATPWLQRLAAELNLPATAFVRYDRPHTELRWFSPQTELALCGSGTLAAAHVLWETGDRATTLVFKTCAGSLGAHRQPDGRIMLDFPADDPEPVTAPAALAAALGVKPLAVWRGRLDYLVEVDSIESVRKLTPDLTALAALDARGVIVTAVGDADSDFVSRFFAPAAGIDEDPVTASAHCTLGVYWSKKLGKDALTGLQVSARGGRVDVHLRDDRVNLSGRAVTITRGNLAITRNRKIRLRSLASNWQNRRSRRFRVRAATDGLRFNPFSPQVSRDGFLPSRKDLSCCTRWFWQVRIRLRRDLFSGE; encoded by the coding sequence ATGCGCGAGCCGCTCGTCTGCACCGTGGACGCCTTCACCGACCGGGCGTTTTCCGGCAACCCCACCGCCGTGTGCGTTTTCGACGAAGCGTGGCCCGCGACGCCGTGGCTACAGCGGCTGGCAGCCGAGCTGAATCTGCCCGCCACCGCATTCGTGCGCTACGACCGGCCCCACACCGAGTTACGTTGGTTTAGCCCGCAGACAGAACTTGCGCTGTGTGGCAGCGGGACGCTGGCGGCGGCACACGTGTTGTGGGAAACCGGCGACCGCGCAACGACTCTCGTCTTCAAGACCTGCGCGGGCAGCCTCGGCGCACATCGGCAGCCGGATGGACGGATCATGTTGGACTTTCCCGCCGATGACCCCGAGCCGGTGACCGCGCCCGCCGCACTCGCGGCGGCATTAGGCGTCAAGCCGCTGGCGGTATGGCGCGGACGCCTCGACTATCTCGTCGAGGTGGATTCGATCGAAAGCGTACGAAAACTGACCCCGGACCTGACGGCGCTGGCCGCGCTGGACGCTCGCGGTGTGATCGTCACGGCCGTCGGCGACGCCGACAGCGACTTCGTGTCCCGCTTCTTCGCGCCCGCCGCCGGAATCGACGAGGACCCCGTCACCGCGTCCGCACACTGCACCCTGGGCGTGTATTGGTCGAAGAAATTGGGCAAGGACGCGTTGACCGGCCTTCAGGTGTCGGCTCGCGGTGGCCGCGTCGATGTGCACCTCAGAGATGACCGGGTCAATCTGAGCGGGCGGGCGGTCACCATCACTCGAGGCAACCTGGCCATCACTCGTAACCGAAAGATCCGGTTGCGTTCGCTCGCCAGCAATTGGCAGAACCGGCGATCTCGCCGTTTTAGGGTGCGCGCGGCGACGGACGGCTTGCGGTTTAATCCGTTTTCGCCGCAGGTATCACGTGATGGCTTTTTACCCTCAAGAAAGGATCTTTCATGTTGCACTCGCTGGTTCTGGCAAGTTCGGATCCGCTTGCGGCGGGACTTATTCTCAGGGGAATAA
- a CDS encoding PAS and ANTAR domain-containing protein — protein MNFDFNGESADIEQALAGGAPQRVGWFRFYFADQRWEWSEQVERMHGYKPGSVTPTTELVLSHKHPDDRGQVAATIDEILNSHKPYSTRHRIIDTSGHTHQVVVAGDRLYDADGAVIGTHGVYVDISRLQDADYEERVAAKLAEIAENRAVIEQAKGMLMLIYGINDEGAFDLLKWLSQEANVKLRLLAERISEDLRSSGPAFIPQSEFDQLLLSARSRVGRPGGPALARK, from the coding sequence ATGAACTTTGATTTCAACGGCGAGTCCGCCGATATCGAACAGGCTTTGGCCGGCGGTGCCCCGCAACGGGTGGGGTGGTTCCGCTTCTACTTCGCCGACCAACGGTGGGAATGGTCCGAACAAGTCGAGCGGATGCACGGCTACAAGCCCGGCAGCGTCACCCCCACCACCGAGCTGGTGTTGTCCCATAAACATCCGGACGACCGCGGTCAGGTCGCCGCCACCATCGACGAGATCCTCAACAGCCATAAGCCCTACAGCACCCGCCACCGGATCATCGACACGAGCGGGCACACGCATCAAGTTGTCGTCGCCGGCGATCGGCTCTACGACGCCGACGGTGCGGTGATCGGGACACATGGGGTCTATGTCGACATCTCTCGGCTGCAGGACGCCGACTACGAGGAGCGCGTCGCGGCGAAGCTGGCCGAGATCGCCGAAAATCGCGCCGTCATCGAGCAGGCCAAGGGCATGCTGATGCTGATCTACGGCATCAATGACGAGGGCGCGTTCGACCTACTCAAGTGGTTGTCCCAGGAAGCCAACGTCAAGCTGCGGCTGCTGGCCGAGAGGATCTCCGAGGACCTCCGCAGCAGCGGCCCGGCCTTCATACCGCAATCGGAATTCGACCAACTACTGCTGAGCGCCCGTTCGCGCGTCGGCCGCCCCGGCGGGCCGGCTCTCGCGCGCAAGTAA
- a CDS encoding Hsp20/alpha crystallin family protein, translating to MLMRTDPFRELDRFANQVLGTAARPAVMPMDAWREGEEFFVEFDLPGINADSLDIDIERNVVTVRAERPAVDPNREMLATERPRGVFSRQLVLGDNLDTDKIDASYNEGVLRLRIPVAERAKPRKISIERGGAVADREVINA from the coding sequence ATGCTGATGCGTACCGACCCGTTCCGTGAGCTGGACCGTTTCGCCAATCAGGTGCTGGGTACGGCAGCCCGCCCGGCCGTAATGCCGATGGATGCCTGGCGCGAGGGCGAGGAATTCTTCGTCGAGTTCGACCTTCCGGGCATCAACGCCGATTCGCTGGACATCGACATCGAGCGCAACGTGGTGACCGTGCGCGCCGAGCGGCCCGCCGTCGACCCCAATCGGGAGATGCTGGCCACCGAGCGGCCGCGCGGAGTGTTCAGCCGGCAGCTGGTGCTCGGGGACAACCTGGACACCGACAAGATCGACGCGTCCTACAACGAAGGCGTCCTACGGCTGCGCATCCCCGTCGCCGAGCGGGCCAAGCCGCGCAAGATCTCCATCGAGCGCGGCGGCGCGGTGGCAGACCGGGAGGTCATCAACGCATGA
- a CDS encoding MerR family transcriptional regulator, with protein MVDRPGPAPDRGVYGISVAAELSGVAVQSLRLYERYGLLTPARSEGGTRRYSADDLARLRRISELVDAGVNLAGIARILELEDDNAALSTANTDLRSSNRSLRKAAGKKRQDASN; from the coding sequence ATGGTCGATCGTCCCGGTCCCGCTCCCGATCGCGGCGTGTACGGCATATCCGTCGCGGCCGAGCTTTCCGGCGTCGCGGTCCAATCGCTGCGCCTTTATGAGCGTTATGGCCTGCTCACCCCCGCCCGCAGCGAGGGTGGAACGCGGCGCTACAGCGCCGATGACCTGGCCCGGTTGCGCCGTATCAGTGAGCTGGTCGATGCCGGGGTCAACCTGGCCGGCATCGCCCGCATCCTTGAGCTCGAAGACGACAATGCCGCGCTGTCGACGGCCAACACCGACCTGCGGTCCAGCAACCGCTCGTTGCGCAAAGCCGCGGGGAAGAAGCGCCAGGACGCATCCAACTAG
- a CDS encoding NAD(P)/FAD-dependent oxidoreductase, with the protein MTENGVIIVGSGPAGVAAAESFREHNTDAPVRILTADIDPPYARPPLSKEYLRGETDDVGLHPAQWFDDKKIELVRGTAVDRLDLSERAVYAGDRCHAFDVLVLACGSAPAAPTIPGGHRALLLRSLADAAALRDAARRASSAVVIGSGFIGCEAAASLAVRGMPVTLVAPEPLPQEKRLGGAAAERLRDLVVETGARHVGGVAVEEITDAGVRLDNGVTIDCDLILAATGVEPQSRIAAEAGLPVRDSRIVVGPDMATEAPGVYAAGDVALAHHDVAGRPLAVEHWQDATDQGAVAGACAAGQHAKWDTVPGFWTSIGDATVKYHAWGDGYERSRMLAHPDGFTVWYEAGGAVVGVLTYNADADYDLGERLITEHRPAPVPMH; encoded by the coding sequence ATGACGGAAAACGGCGTGATCATCGTGGGCAGCGGGCCGGCCGGGGTGGCCGCGGCCGAGTCATTCCGCGAACACAACACCGATGCGCCCGTACGCATCCTGACCGCCGACATCGACCCGCCCTACGCCAGGCCGCCGCTGAGCAAGGAGTACCTGCGCGGCGAGACCGACGACGTCGGCCTGCATCCCGCGCAGTGGTTCGACGACAAGAAGATCGAGCTGGTTCGGGGCACCGCCGTTGACCGGTTGGACCTGAGCGAGCGCGCGGTCTATGCCGGCGATCGGTGCCATGCGTTCGACGTCCTCGTGTTGGCGTGCGGTTCGGCTCCGGCGGCCCCGACGATCCCCGGTGGGCACCGCGCCCTGCTGTTGCGCTCCCTGGCCGACGCCGCCGCACTCCGCGACGCCGCGCGCAGAGCGTCGTCGGCGGTCGTCATTGGTTCGGGCTTCATCGGCTGCGAGGCGGCCGCGTCCTTGGCGGTGCGGGGCATGCCGGTGACCCTCGTTGCCCCCGAACCACTTCCGCAGGAAAAGCGGCTCGGCGGTGCGGCGGCGGAGCGTTTGCGTGATCTGGTCGTCGAGACGGGCGCGCGTCACGTCGGCGGGGTGGCGGTGGAGGAAATCACCGACGCCGGCGTCCGACTGGACAACGGGGTCACCATCGACTGCGACCTAATCCTGGCCGCCACGGGAGTGGAGCCGCAGAGTCGCATCGCCGCCGAAGCCGGCCTACCGGTTCGGGATTCGCGCATCGTGGTCGGGCCCGACATGGCGACCGAGGCGCCGGGCGTGTATGCCGCGGGCGACGTCGCGCTAGCACACCACGACGTCGCCGGTCGCCCCCTGGCCGTCGAACATTGGCAGGACGCGACCGACCAGGGCGCGGTAGCGGGGGCCTGCGCGGCGGGACAGCACGCGAAATGGGATACGGTACCCGGATTTTGGACGTCCATCGGTGATGCCACGGTGAAGTATCACGCCTGGGGGGATGGCTACGAACGCAGCCGGATGCTGGCTCACCCGGACGGATTCACCGTGTGGTACGAGGCCGGGGGTGCCGTGGTCGGCGTCCTCACCTACAACGCCGACGCCGATTACGACCTTGGCGAGCGCTTGATCACCGAGCATCGGCCCGCCCCGGTGCCCATGCACTGA
- a CDS encoding alcohol dehydrogenase catalytic domain-containing protein, whose protein sequence is MKAVTWHGKRDVRVESVPDPKIQQPTDAIIEVTSTNICGSDLHLYEVLGAFMKPGDILGHEPMGIVREVGGQTGDLKVGDRVVIPFQISCGSCYMCGKQLYTQCETTQVRDQGMGAALFGYSELYGEIPGGQAELMRVPQAQFTHIKVPMEPPDSRYVYLSDVLPTAWQAVAYADIPDGGTVAVLGLGPIGDMAARIADHLGYRVIAVDLVAERLARAAARGIHTIDVGRLDSDLGAAIRDLTDGRGADSVIDAVGMEAHGSPVARLTQQATTFLPDVVAKRLMQTAGVDRLNALYSAIDIVRRGGTISLIGVYGGMADPLPMLTLFDKQVTLRMGQANVKRWVDDIMPLLTDDDPLGVDDFASHVLPLAEAPHAYEIFQKKQDGAVKIMLKP, encoded by the coding sequence ATGAAAGCAGTCACCTGGCACGGCAAGCGCGACGTGCGGGTGGAGTCGGTGCCCGACCCGAAGATCCAGCAGCCCACCGACGCCATCATCGAAGTCACTTCGACGAACATCTGCGGTTCCGACCTGCACCTCTATGAGGTGCTCGGGGCCTTCATGAAACCGGGGGACATCCTCGGCCACGAACCCATGGGAATCGTGCGCGAAGTCGGCGGACAGACGGGAGACCTGAAGGTCGGCGACCGGGTCGTCATCCCGTTTCAGATCTCCTGCGGCAGCTGCTATATGTGCGGCAAGCAGCTCTACACGCAATGCGAAACCACCCAGGTGCGAGACCAAGGCATGGGCGCGGCGTTGTTCGGCTACTCGGAGCTCTACGGCGAAATCCCGGGCGGTCAAGCCGAACTGATGCGCGTCCCGCAGGCTCAGTTCACCCACATCAAGGTCCCCATGGAGCCGCCCGATTCGCGATATGTCTATCTGTCCGACGTGTTGCCGACCGCGTGGCAGGCGGTCGCCTACGCCGACATCCCGGATGGCGGCACGGTGGCCGTGCTGGGCCTGGGCCCCATCGGGGACATGGCCGCACGCATCGCCGACCATCTCGGCTACCGCGTCATCGCCGTCGACCTGGTCGCCGAAAGGCTGGCGCGCGCGGCGGCGCGCGGCATCCACACCATCGACGTGGGCCGGCTCGACTCCGACCTCGGTGCCGCGATTCGGGACCTGACCGACGGTCGGGGCGCGGACTCGGTGATCGACGCGGTCGGCATGGAGGCGCACGGCTCACCGGTCGCCCGGCTGACCCAGCAAGCCACGACCTTCCTTCCGGACGTGGTGGCCAAGCGGCTGATGCAAACCGCCGGGGTGGACCGGCTCAACGCGCTGTATTCCGCCATCGACATCGTGCGTCGCGGCGGCACCATCTCCCTGATCGGGGTGTACGGCGGGATGGCCGATCCCCTCCCGATGCTCACCCTCTTCGACAAGCAAGTGACGCTGCGGATGGGTCAGGCCAACGTGAAGAGGTGGGTCGACGACATCATGCCGCTGCTGACCGACGACGACCCGCTCGGCGTCGACGACTTCGCCAGCCACGTGCTGCCCCTGGCGGAGGCGCCGCACGCGTATGAAATCTTCCAGAAAAAGCAAGACGGTGCCGTGAAGATCATGTTAAAACCGTGA
- the glgX gene encoding glycogen debranching protein GlgX, which yields MTTAQAPAPTPSGEVWPGRAYPLGATYDGAGTNFAVFSEVAELVELCLFDADGNESRVALPEVDGFVWHAYIPSIEPGQRYGYRVHGPYEPESGLRCNANKLLVDPYSKAIDGSFEWNQSLFSYNFGDPDSRNDDDSAPSMPKSVVINPYFDWGNDRPPDHQYADSVIYEAHVKGLTQTHPDIPEQMRGTYAAVAHPVIIEHLSSIGVTAIELMPVHHFANDSTLVDKGLSNYWGYNTIGFLAPDFKYSSATTPGGQVQEFKAMVRALHEADIEVILDVVYNHTAEGNHLGPTLSMRGIDNAAYYRLVDDDKRYYMDYTGTGNSLNVGHPHALQLIMDSLRYWVTEMHVDGFRFDLAATLAREFYDVDRLATFFELVQQDPIVSQVKLIAEPWDVGPGGYQVGNFPPQWTEWNGKYRDTVRDFWRGEPATLDEFAYRLSGSADLYEHTARRPVASINFVTAHDGFTLRDLVSYNEKHNEANGEDNNDGESHNRSWNCGVEGPTDDAGVNELRGRQQRNFITTLLLSQGVPMICHGDELGRTQDGNNNGYCQDNEITWIDWSKPDDGLLEFTRAVSALRTNHPVFRRRRFFSGKPVGRRGQGGLPDITWFAPDGSEMTDEDWGTGFAKSVAVFLNGHGIPYLDARGQRVLDDSFVLCFNAHHEPIEFTLPPTEFGDQWRIVVDTGADEVAESEELGAAATFTVNAHSTVVLQATATS from the coding sequence ATGACCACCGCACAAGCCCCCGCCCCGACGCCCTCCGGAGAGGTGTGGCCGGGCAGGGCGTACCCCCTCGGAGCGACGTACGACGGTGCGGGCACCAATTTCGCCGTGTTCAGCGAGGTCGCCGAGCTCGTCGAGTTGTGCCTGTTCGACGCCGACGGCAACGAGAGCCGGGTGGCGCTGCCTGAGGTCGACGGCTTTGTCTGGCATGCCTACATACCGTCAATCGAGCCCGGTCAGCGCTACGGGTACCGCGTCCACGGCCCGTACGAGCCGGAGTCGGGACTGCGGTGCAACGCGAACAAGCTGCTGGTGGATCCGTACTCGAAAGCCATCGACGGCAGTTTCGAGTGGAACCAGTCGCTGTTCAGCTACAACTTCGGTGACCCGGACAGCCGCAACGACGACGACTCGGCGCCCAGCATGCCCAAGTCGGTGGTGATCAACCCCTACTTCGACTGGGGCAACGACCGCCCACCGGATCACCAGTACGCCGACAGCGTCATCTACGAGGCGCACGTCAAAGGCCTGACGCAGACCCACCCCGACATCCCCGAACAGATGCGCGGCACCTACGCCGCCGTGGCACACCCGGTGATCATCGAGCACCTCAGCAGCATCGGCGTCACCGCGATCGAGCTGATGCCGGTTCATCACTTCGCCAACGACTCCACCCTCGTCGACAAGGGCCTGTCCAACTACTGGGGCTACAACACGATCGGATTTCTCGCGCCGGACTTCAAGTACTCCAGCGCCACCACCCCCGGGGGACAGGTGCAGGAGTTCAAGGCGATGGTGCGGGCCCTGCACGAGGCCGACATCGAGGTGATCCTCGATGTCGTCTACAACCACACGGCGGAGGGCAATCACCTGGGTCCGACCCTGTCCATGCGCGGTATCGACAACGCCGCCTACTACCGCTTGGTCGACGACGACAAGCGTTACTACATGGACTACACCGGTACCGGGAACAGCCTCAACGTCGGGCACCCGCACGCGCTGCAGCTGATCATGGATTCCCTGCGTTACTGGGTGACCGAGATGCACGTCGACGGTTTCCGCTTCGACCTGGCCGCGACGCTGGCCCGGGAGTTCTACGATGTGGACCGGCTGGCGACGTTTTTCGAACTCGTGCAACAGGATCCGATCGTCAGCCAGGTCAAGCTGATCGCCGAACCGTGGGATGTCGGGCCGGGCGGTTATCAGGTGGGCAATTTCCCGCCGCAGTGGACGGAGTGGAACGGGAAGTACCGCGACACCGTGCGGGATTTCTGGCGCGGTGAGCCGGCAACGCTGGACGAGTTCGCCTACCGACTGTCCGGTTCGGCCGACCTGTACGAGCACACCGCACGCCGGCCGGTGGCCTCGATCAACTTCGTCACCGCCCACGACGGATTCACGCTGCGCGACCTGGTGTCGTACAACGAAAAGCACAACGAGGCCAACGGCGAGGACAACAACGACGGCGAGAGCCACAACCGGTCGTGGAACTGCGGCGTCGAGGGACCGACCGACGACGCCGGGGTCAACGAACTGCGCGGCCGCCAGCAACGCAATTTCATCACCACGCTGCTGCTGTCGCAGGGCGTGCCGATGATTTGTCACGGCGACGAGCTCGGCCGCACTCAGGACGGCAACAACAACGGCTACTGCCAGGACAACGAGATCACCTGGATTGACTGGTCCAAGCCCGACGACGGCCTGCTGGAGTTCACTCGCGCGGTGTCGGCGTTGCGCACCAACCACCCGGTGTTCCGCCGGCGCCGCTTCTTCAGCGGCAAACCGGTGGGCCGCCGCGGCCAGGGCGGCCTGCCCGACATCACCTGGTTCGCTCCCGACGGATCCGAGATGACCGACGAGGATTGGGGCACGGGTTTCGCCAAATCGGTCGCAGTGTTCCTCAACGGTCACGGCATTCCGTATCTCGACGCACGGGGCCAGCGGGTGCTCGACGACTCGTTCGTGCTGTGCTTCAACGCCCACCACGAGCCGATCGAATTCACCCTTCCACCAACGGAATTCGGTGACCAGTGGCGCATCGTGGTGGACACGGGAGCCGACGAGGTGGCCGAGTCCGAGGAACTGGGTGCGGCCGCCACGTTCACCGTCAACGCGCACAGCACCGTGGTGCTGCAGGCCACAGCAACAAGCTGA